Proteins encoded by one window of Pristiophorus japonicus isolate sPriJap1 chromosome 17, sPriJap1.hap1, whole genome shotgun sequence:
- the LOC139228116 gene encoding large ribosomal subunit protein eL39-like, with product MPSHKTFRIKRFLAKKMKQNRPIPQWIRMKMGNKIRYNPKRRHWRRTKLGL from the coding sequence ATGCCATCCCACAAGACTTTCAGGATCAAGCGCTTCCTCGCCAAGAAGATGAAGCAGAACCGGCCGATCCCTCAATGGATCCGCATGAAGATGGGCAACAAGATCAGGTACAACCCCAAGAGGAGACACTGGAGAAGGACCAAGCTGGGCTTGTAA